Proteins encoded together in one Pseudoalteromonas xiamenensis window:
- a CDS encoding homoserine O-succinyltransferase, with translation MPITVKDDLPAIAKLRHENVFVMPQSRALTQEIRPMRLAILNLMPNKVETEVQFIRLLANTPLQVHVDLLRLDTHRSSENSEQHLDMFYRYFSDVKDQNYDALIVTGAPLAHLEYEDVIYWQELCEFFDWAEHHVTSTLFSCWAAYAAIYHHHGIKRTLRTDKISGVFQHHCYFNHGALTRGFDDHFYVPHSRYGHIENARFNASKELVVLAGSEEAGAYLIKNQSGSQVYITGHPEYDADTLKKEYERDLAKGPNAPKPLHYFPNDDVTITPSKAWQSHAFLLFSNWLNYYVYQTTPYDINLVSQDVRTNNYAE, from the coding sequence ATGCCAATTACCGTAAAAGACGATTTACCTGCCATTGCAAAACTTCGCCATGAAAATGTCTTTGTTATGCCTCAAAGTCGAGCGCTGACGCAGGAGATCCGTCCGATGCGATTGGCTATTTTGAATTTGATGCCCAATAAGGTTGAAACAGAAGTACAATTTATTCGTCTACTTGCCAATACACCGCTGCAAGTGCATGTTGATTTATTGCGACTCGATACGCATCGAAGCTCTGAAAATTCAGAACAGCACTTAGACATGTTCTACCGCTATTTTTCAGATGTGAAAGACCAAAACTACGATGCATTAATTGTGACGGGCGCACCACTTGCTCATTTAGAGTACGAAGACGTCATCTATTGGCAAGAGCTATGCGAATTTTTTGATTGGGCAGAGCATCACGTGACCTCAACGTTATTTTCGTGTTGGGCAGCCTACGCGGCAATCTATCATCACCATGGAATTAAACGTACTTTGCGTACAGATAAAATAAGTGGTGTATTTCAACACCATTGTTATTTCAATCATGGTGCGCTCACTCGAGGTTTTGACGATCATTTCTATGTTCCGCATTCTCGTTATGGTCATATTGAGAATGCTCGATTTAATGCAAGCAAAGAGCTCGTCGTGCTGGCGGGCTCAGAGGAAGCTGGGGCCTATTTAATTAAAAATCAGTCGGGCAGCCAAGTGTATATTACAGGTCACCCTGAGTACGATGCGGATACGCTAAAAAAAGAATACGAGCGTGATTTAGCCAAAGGGCCGAATGCGCCAAAACCACTGCATTACTTCCCGAATGATGACGTCACAATCACGCCCTCTAAGGCATGGCAAAGTCACGCCTTTTTATTATTCTCGAACTGGTTAAACTACTACGTATATCAAACCACGCCGTATGACATTAATTTGGTTAGCCAAGATGTAAGGACTAACAACTATGCAGAATAA